The Anaerolineales bacterium genome has a window encoding:
- a CDS encoding pantoate--beta-alanine ligase: protein EADGLAKSSRNTYLNEAQRKAATVLFRSLTAAEEAFESGQREAQTLRDTMSAVLAGEPLAQVQYVSVADPETLEELSGEIERALLSMAVFVGETRLIDNMVVGE from the coding sequence GAAGCGGATGGCCTGGCGAAATCGAGCCGCAACACGTACTTGAACGAAGCGCAGCGAAAAGCCGCAACCGTACTTTTTCGTTCGTTGACGGCGGCCGAGGAGGCGTTCGAAAGCGGGCAGCGCGAGGCGCAAACCCTGCGTGACACGATGTCGGCGGTGCTCGCCGGCGAGCCGTTGGCGCAGGTGCAGTACGTGTCCGTGGCCGATCCGGAAACCCTGGAAGAACTATCGGGAGAGATCGAACGGGCGCTGCTTTCGATGGCCGTTTTCGTAGGCGAGACACGTTTAATCGACAACATGGTAGTTGGTGAGTGA
- a CDS encoding type III pantothenate kinase — translation MLLAIDIGNTNITLGLYQASEMKAAWRLATAHERMPDEYGLQMLGLLQHADCEPDVVDGVVMASVVPPLTGTFQQACKVYIGQTPLVVDAGVKTGVHIRYEDPKAVGADRVVDAAAVQHLYGGPACVVDFGTATTFDAISAEGNYLGGAIAPGIGIAAEALFQRTAKLPRVDLSRPPSAIGKNTVHAMQSGLLYGYVGLVEGMVDRFRAELGPEMKVIGTGGLTEIIAAETKVIQIVAPWLTLDGLRIIWDMNR, via the coding sequence ATGTTGTTAGCCATTGACATCGGCAATACGAACATCACCCTGGGTCTGTATCAGGCATCGGAAATGAAGGCCGCCTGGCGCCTGGCGACGGCGCACGAGCGCATGCCGGACGAGTACGGTCTGCAGATGTTGGGGCTGCTGCAGCACGCCGACTGTGAACCGGACGTCGTGGACGGTGTGGTGATGGCTTCAGTCGTGCCGCCGCTCACGGGAACTTTTCAACAGGCGTGCAAGGTGTACATCGGCCAAACGCCGTTGGTGGTCGATGCCGGTGTGAAGACCGGCGTGCACATCCGTTACGAGGATCCGAAGGCTGTAGGCGCCGACCGGGTGGTCGATGCGGCTGCGGTGCAGCACTTGTACGGCGGCCCGGCCTGCGTCGTCGATTTCGGTACGGCGACCACGTTCGACGCCATCTCCGCCGAGGGAAATTATCTGGGAGGTGCGATTGCACCGGGAATCGGCATTGCTGCGGAGGCGCTGTTTCAACGCACGGCGAAGCTGCCGCGCGTGGACCTTTCCCGACCGCCGTCGGCAATCGGCAAGAATACCGTACATGCCATGCAGTCCGGTTTGCTCTACGGCTACGTGGGCCTGGTGGAGGGCATGGTGGATCGCTTCCGGGCCGAGTTGGGTCCCGAAATGAAGGTCATCGGCACGGGGGGACTGACCGAGATCATCGCGGCAGAAACGAAGGTGATTCAAATCGTTGCCCCGTGGCTCACGCTCGATGGTTTGCGAATCATCTGGGACATGAATCGCTGA
- a CDS encoding EamA family transporter: MNRSGAQAAEKVPSVEGRPDAARKQDAQETIDPVGLISLLTVYLAYGSTYLAIRVAVRPGGGFSPFTLGFMRLILAGIILLAWGLIRRKRMLPERDEWLILIGSGILFWTIANGLVGWAEMRADSGLAALIVAFTPIWVAFIESLIDRRPPSLLLLFSLLLGFGGIVLLSVPSLQSGVQADLYSLIALLAASCSWGLGSVLQSRRKVRLSPEVSSGYQQLIGGFGFIISILLVDDTLPTPTGEAWLAWGYLVLVGSVLGFTAFTQALKLLPSSVAMTYAYVNPVIAVILGAIILGEEITLWTFAGAGLVLLGVAGVFRERYGGSS; the protein is encoded by the coding sequence ATGAACCGCAGTGGAGCCCAGGCAGCAGAAAAAGTGCCTTCGGTGGAAGGACGCCCGGATGCGGCGCGAAAACAGGATGCGCAGGAAACGATCGACCCCGTCGGGTTGATCAGCCTGCTGACCGTTTACCTCGCCTACGGCAGCACGTACCTGGCGATCCGCGTCGCCGTGCGTCCCGGCGGAGGTTTCTCACCGTTCACCCTGGGTTTCATGCGGCTGATTCTGGCGGGGATCATTCTCCTGGCCTGGGGGTTGATTCGCAGGAAGCGCATGCTTCCCGAGCGAGACGAATGGCTCATACTCATCGGATCGGGGATTCTCTTCTGGACCATCGCCAACGGGCTTGTGGGGTGGGCGGAAATGCGTGCCGATTCGGGATTGGCTGCACTGATCGTCGCCTTCACTCCGATTTGGGTCGCTTTCATCGAGTCCCTGATCGATCGCCGTCCACCGTCGTTACTGCTCCTGTTCTCGCTGCTGCTGGGGTTTGGCGGCATCGTGCTTTTGAGCGTCCCTTCGCTGCAGAGCGGCGTGCAAGCCGATTTGTACTCGTTGATCGCGCTGCTCGCTGCTTCCTGCAGTTGGGGGCTCGGTTCTGTGCTTCAAAGCCGGCGTAAAGTCCGGCTTTCACCGGAGGTGAGCTCGGGGTATCAGCAGCTCATCGGGGGCTTCGGTTTCATCATCAGCATTCTCCTCGTTGACGACACGCTGCCCACCCCAACGGGCGAAGCCTGGCTGGCCTGGGGTTATCTCGTCTTGGTCGGCTCGGTTTTGGGTTTCACGGCCTTCACGCAGGCCCTCAAACTCCTGCCGTCCAGCGTGGCCATGACCTACGCCTACGTGAATCCGGTGATCGCGGTGATCTTGGGCGCGATCATTTTGGGCGAGGAGATCACGCTGTGGACTTTCGCAGGCGCGGGACTGGTGCTGCTGGGGGTTGCGGGTGTTTTCCGGGAGCGCTACG